DNA from Toxoplasma gondii ME49 chromosome X, whole genome shotgun sequence:
tttgtatCGTCTCTCCAAGAGTTCGTTTCTCCCCAGATTCTTAATCGTTCCAGCgtgcgaagagaagacacacctcgatttccttcttcctcgccgtccaCGCTCTTCTACTCTTGCTTTTCGTCTGggttgcgtttttctgtggaCGACTTGCTTCGTTTCTTGACCAGTTCCCTCGACTCGCCCTTCTTATCCCTGAAGGCCGCGCCTGTGTCGAGACGGACGAGCGtctcccctctgtctcctcatcCGAAGCTTGCCTTGGCACTTTGCATCCTTTCGTTTTGCCTCGCCTGGACACAAACGCTGTCCTCAGGAGAAGAATGACGATACGTCTTCGGGACACATAGGCCAGTCCCctgacttcttcttcttcttcttcttcttcttcttcttcttcttcttcttcttcttcttcttcttcttcttcttcttcttcttcttcttcttcttcttcttcttcttcttcttcttcttcttcttcttcttcttcttcttcttcttcttcttctctctgttttttcccccttttctacaagttttttctctctcatctctcgGGGAACCTTTTCGAAGATCCGCTAGACTCCAC
Protein-coding regions in this window:
- a CDS encoding hypothetical protein (encoded by transcript TGME49_275390~Signal peptide predicted by SignalP 2.0 HMM (probability 0.997) with cleavage site probability 0.752 at residue 78), producing MREKKLVEKGEKTERRRRRRRRRRRRRRRRRRRRRRRRRRRRRRRRRRRRRRRRRRRRRRRRRSQGTGLCVPKTYRHSSPEDSVCVQARQNERMQSAKASFG